The following proteins come from a genomic window of Drosophila sulfurigaster albostrigata strain 15112-1811.04 chromosome X, ASM2355843v2, whole genome shotgun sequence:
- the LOC133848795 gene encoding uncharacterized protein LOC133848795 — protein MEAIEDSLHRAKVQQLRAWAPFVEQLMTIFRHEMTEDQWTKWKNLESDMSSAMLAGYSESRLSRLETQLNEAKAKYDSLYHHTQLIVMDDDQPTSSRWQPTRKLRVRVARCAQLEKMLADTLGMPPTRPDEEEILVINECKLEQSEYMLSSSQAERLERATIPPAEAKPLNSIKTSLKFK, from the exons ATGGAAGCAATTGAGGACTCACTACATCGGGCAAAGGTGCAGCAGCTACGTGCTTGGGCTCCCTTTGTCGAGCAATTGATGACGATCTTTAGGCATGAAATGACCGAAGATCAGTGGACAAAATGGAAAAACCTGGAGAGCGA catGTCGTCGGCGATGCTTGCAGGCTATTCCGAGTCCAGGCTGTCAAGACTGGAGACTCAGCTTAACGAAGCCAAGGCCAAATATGATAGT TTATATCATCATACCCAATTGATCGTAATGGATGACGATCAGCCAACTAGTTCGCGTTGGCAGCCAACTAGAAAACTGCGTGTGCGTGTTGCACGTTGTGCGCAATTGGAGAAAATGCTCGCTGACACCCTAGGCATGCCACCAACTCGGCCGGACGAGGAGGAGATACTTGTGATCAACGAGTGCAAGCTGGAACAAAGCGAATATATGCTAAGCTCTTCACAGGCTGAGCGACTTGAACGCGCTACGATACCGCCTGCAGAGGCAAAgccattaaattcaattaaaacatctctaaaatttaaataa